GTAGGAGGCCACATAAGTGGTGGTGGCTATGGTAATATGATGAGAAAATACGGTCTCTCAGTGGATAATGTTGTTGATGCAGAAATAGTTGATGTTGAAGGTAGATTGCTTGATAGAAAATCTATGGGTGAAGATCTGTTTTGGGCCATCACAGGTGGTGGTGGATCTAGCTTTGGTGTGGTATTATCCTACAAAATAAAGCTTGTTCGAGTTCCTGAGGTGGTGACTGTTTTTAGAGTAGAGAGTACCGTGGAGAAAAACGCCACTGATATAGTTTATAACTGGCAGCATGTTGCACCAACTATCGACAACGACCTTTTCATTAGACTTATATTGGACGTTGTAAACAGTACACAGAATGGAAAAAAGACTGTAAGAGCTTCTTTCGTAGCTCTATTCCTTGGTGACTCCAAAAGCCTTGTTTCTCTCTTGAATGAGAAATTCCCTGAGTTGGGTTTGAAGGAATCTGACTGCATCGAAACCAGTTGGCTTCGTTCGGTGCTGTTTTGGACAAACATCAACATTACAACACCTGTTGAGGTTTTACTTGATAGACAGCCACAATCACCTGTGAACTACTTGAAAAGAAAATCTGACTATGTAAAAGAACCAATTTCCAAAGAGGGTTTTGAAGGACTTTGGAAGAAGATGATCGAGTTGGAGGATACATTGTTTCAATTCAATCCTTATGGTGGAAGAATGGCTGAGATTCCATCAACATCAACTCCTTTCCCTCATCGAGCAGGGAATCTATGGAAGCTTCAATACCAAGCTAATTGGAATCGGGCAGGGAAAGAGGTAGCAGATCACTACATAAACTTGACAAGAGTACTTCATAAGTATATGACTCCTTTTGTCTCCAAGAATCCAAGAGAGGCTTTTTACAATTATAAGGACCTTGACTTGGGAATTAACCACAATGGTAAGAACAGTTATGCTGAAGGAAAAGTTTATGGAGTGGAGTATTTCAAAGATAACTTTAACAGGTTGGTTGAAATAAAGACCAAGGTTGATCCTCATAATTTCTTTAGGAATGAACAAAGCATCCCTACGCTCCCACGGAGTTAGGATAATAGCAAATAAAATgtcattaatgtttgtagtttgTTGATTACTTTGTTTATTATAATGTAGTGGAAATAAGTGGGTTAAGAAACTATGTTGGTTTGCtgttaaattatgaaatgtattgttttttaattatgtacCTATTGTATGTTATTTGAACAGTCATATAATTTGAGATGCAGTTTTAGTAAAAGTcttctttaaaatattgaatttattgACTTATGATTGTGTAAAAGGCTagacaatgaaaaacaaaaatcatatttaaagaATAGTTAATTATTATAAGTGGTGTTACTTTAGATAATAAATGAAAcaattgaaatattattgaCGTTAAAAAAATGTGGAGATGAAGGAGAGATTTACAATTAGGGTTGGAAAAGACAAATATGGTAATGAGACGGGTGCATCATGAAGCAGAAGATAAAAGAAGCCAAACGTAAtagttgaaaataataaaatttaaatttaattttaatttggaaagggataaaattatttaattatcttaaaaaaattgaattgaatcaaaataacaaattcaagaattctaaaaaaattctCAAGAGGATGACTTTTCACAAACATTAACATGGGTCCTTTTGATTGTCATGTGACACAATACCGACACATGAACACgttttaagaaaatcaataaatagaattaaaaaattataaagaaattaaataaaaatcttaacttgtgacttatatatttttaacatattagtATGGGTGGAAATgatcaaatttaaaatgtttcacTACACTTAATAAGTGTCACACGTGGTTTAGAAATTAAGATCACGtatagtttaaatatttctttctccATCAAATCTTTAAGAcgttttttaaaaacaaaattataatagagtTTCACACTAATACGACAAAATTGACTTGTATCGGATCAGAACAATACCTGTATGTGAGTACAACAACTCTTCTTATCCTCAACTAGAAgtattgaaaacataaaacataatttaaaaataaaaatctaattgagaaatcaattcaaaactttcataGAAAATAGAGATAAAAACGTAATTAAACCAACAGtatttaaagacaaaaacaaataaaatttctatttttcaattgtaTATCAAAATGAAATTTCGTGCAATGGAGGGATAATCCCCCTTAGTCAATAGTAAGATCTATTCCTATGGAATTTATTTTGAtgaaagcaatttttttttattactataagAATTTATTACTATAAGAAGGATTTGACGGGTAAATTTACAGATCTGGGTTAGTTTGAAATGCATTTTATAAATCTGGGTCGGTTGACgaaaaatttacacaaaaacATAAAGTCGTTAAGATGCAGAACGAACATCATCTTAAATCGTTatgattatcaatatttttttcataaaatattaaaaaagtgaaaaccGTTACCACTCATAATGACTTCTAATACAGAAGCCGTGATGCAAAACCATGCAAAACGATGCAAAACTAAAACCTAGGACCTAactgttttgattttttaatttttttaatattttgttttttctaatttataggCACAAAGActtgaaaaaattagaaaattaattaaaaaacacttaaaaaatatgaaaaatagtaatataaaattttttacattttttttattttagtttttaatattaagtttttatttttaaattacagaCACGTTTTTGacttaaaaattagaaaattactaaaaagatatgaaaattaatagtatgaaaaagttttaaaattttaaattacttttttaataaattaatctgaatattattttttattaattttcagatcttttaagtgttttattaattaattttgtaatttttttaattaactaatataaaaataacaattaagtaatattaaaacaattaactacaattaaataatagaaaaaatataatgtcGTTGACCGCTCTAACCgtttgtgtttttcttaattaatttttgtaatttttaaaagtta
This portion of the Vigna unguiculata cultivar IT97K-499-35 chromosome 6, ASM411807v1, whole genome shotgun sequence genome encodes:
- the LOC114186924 gene encoding berberine bridge enzyme-like 8; amino-acid sequence: MEALSLPRILLSLFSIAVLLSTVAHPASAANSSHNTFLHCLVNYSEPSHPITSAIFTPTNASFSSVLDAYVRNLRFNTSTTRKPFLIITALHVSHIQASIICAQKYNLQMKIRSGGHDYEGVSYVAEVPFFILDMFNLRTIEVDIDTETAWVQAGATLGEVYYRIGEKSKIHGFPAGVCPTVGVGGHISGGGYGNMMRKYGLSVDNVVDAEIVDVEGRLLDRKSMGEDLFWAITGGGGSSFGVVLSYKIKLVRVPEVVTVFRVESTVEKNATDIVYNWQHVAPTIDNDLFIRLILDVVNSTQNGKKTVRASFVALFLGDSKSLVSLLNEKFPELGLKESDCIETSWLRSVLFWTNINITTPVEVLLDRQPQSPVNYLKRKSDYVKEPISKEGFEGLWKKMIELEDTLFQFNPYGGRMAEIPSTSTPFPHRAGNLWKLQYQANWNRAGKEVADHYINLTRVLHKYMTPFVSKNPREAFYNYKDLDLGINHNGKNSYAEGKVYGVEYFKDNFNRLVEIKTKVDPHNFFRNEQSIPTLPRS